A region of Theileria annulata chromosome 2, complete sequence, *** SEQUENCING IN PROGRESS *** DNA encodes the following proteins:
- a CDS encoding chaperone, putative encodes MAVNILNSRADSLQSVAALATNIHAAKSLFDILKTNLGPKGTCKMLVNGAGHIKITKDGSVLLSEMMIQHPTAMILCRAASAMDEVTGDGTTSNVLFSTSLMKNAEEYILYQNVHPKYLCDGFDLSLKKLADILPTLAVTIYDRTGTSDDRTLESGRIDWELMSNIVKTSIATKLPYKLAIHIAEQVLESVKIIYEPGKQLDLFMVEVLHMKHRFASETKLIRGMVMDHGTRHPDMPKKVTKAFILTLNCSLEYEKSEVNSGFFYDTAEKREALVKSEREFTDEKVRKIIELKQKVCSENDHTFCVFNQKGIDPMALDMMAKEGIMALRRVKRRNMERLTLCCGGNPCNSVEDLKPEDLGYADLVYEVVVGEEKYTFVEGVKDPKSCTLLIKGSSDYSISQIKDSIRDGLRAVKNAIEDKKVLPGAGAPELVLYNHLMEYSKEVRGKAKYGVMVFAESLLVLPKVLADNAGLDGKEVVLEVLDQIRESGRTLGLDLETGKYLVPSVDGVWDNYSVKLQTFTIATTVAEQLLLVDEVIKAGRSMHNAPS; translated from the exons atggCGGTTAATATCTTAAATAGCAGGGCAGATAGCCTTCAGTCAGTTGCAGCACTGGCAACGAACATACACGCAGCAAAAAGCCTGTTCGATATTCTTAAAACCAATTTGGGACCCAAAGGGACATGTAAAATGTTGGTAAATGGAGCAGGACATATAAAAATCACCAAGGATGGTAGCGTATTATTGAGCGAAATGATGATCCAACACCCGACGGCAATGATTCTCTGCAGAGCAGCCTCAGCAATGGACGAAGTTACAGGAGATGGAACAACGAGCaatgttttattttcaacaaGCTTGATGAAAAACGCAgaagaatatattttgtaCCAGAACGTACACCCGAAATATTTATGTGATGGATTTGACCTCAGCCTTAAGAAGCTGGCAGATATCCTACCCACACTCGCAGTAACGATCTATGATAGGACAGGAACTAGCGATGATAGAACCTTGGAGTCAGGAAGAATAGATTGGGAGTTGATGAGTAACATAGTGAAAACATCAATAGCGACAAAACTACCATATAAGCTGGCTATACACATTGCAGAACAAGTACTCGAGTCtgtgaaaataatatacgAACCAGGAAAACAACTTGATCTTTTCATGGTGGAAGTGTTACACATGAAACATCGTTTTGCATCAGAAACGAAACTAATTAGAGGAATGGTGATGGACCATGGAACACGTCATCCTGATATGCCCAAAAAAGTCACAAAAGCCTTTATCTTAACACTAAACTGCAGTTTGGAGTATGAAAAATCTGAGGTAAACTCCGGGTTCTTCTACGACACAGCTGAGAAGCGAGAAGCGCTCGTTAAGTCTGAACGTGAGTTCACAGATGAAAAGGTTAGGAAAATAATCGAGTTGAAACAAAAGGTCTGCTCAGAAAACGATCACACCTTCTGCGTTTTCAACCAAAAGGGAATCGACCCAATGGCCCTGGACATGATGGCAAAGGAGGGAATAATGGCACTACGTAGAGTCAAAAGACGTAATATGGAACGTCTTACACTTTGCTGTGGAGGAAATCCTTGTAATTCAGTAGAAGACCTTAAACCGGAAGATTTGGGATATGCAGATCTTGTGTACGAGGTGGTCGTTGGAGAAGAAAAATATACCTTTGTTGAAGGAGTAAAAGATCCCAAAAGTTGTACACTCCTAATCAAAGGAAGCAGTGATTATAGTATAAGCCAAATTAAAGACTCAATTAGAGATGGACTTAGAGCAGTTAAAAACGCAATCGAAGATAAGAAAGTACTTCCAGGAGCTGGAGCTCCAGAATTAGTTCTGTACAATCATCTTATG GAATATTCTAAGGAGGTTAGAGGAAAGGCGAAGTATGGAGTGATGGTTTTTGCAGAAAGTTTACTTGTATTACCAAAAGTGCTGGCAGATAACGCCGGATTAGACGGAAAGGAAGTGGTGTTGGAAGTTTTGGATCAAATAAGGGAATCAGGAAGAACACTAGGACTCGATCTAGAGACTGGAAAGTACTTGGTTCCTTCAGTAGATGGAGTCTGGGATAATTATAGCGTTAAGCTCCAAACTTTTACCATCGCAACCACTGTAGCAGAACAACTACTACTGGTCGATGAAGTTATTAAGGCTGGAAGGTCCATGCATAATGCCCCTTCATGA
- a CDS encoding uncharacterized protein (chr2.C.cand.12 - hypothetical protein) — MYLNVLKIIKNTSSRFFSTLNSYKTIKLTNNPKFPFLTKTPTIINNSGFYNILLDNRILLTPLGNTLYTSNLEVANLIIEEFKTNLNKLTNFNDLPYTMLLSKSIDLSLDDKINHLKTLKESINSDSVLFFEKVDFCPDELSCISDIDSLSDSSLENLRKFDLEMVQSFFFPGVLRSFSKLLNVPSLVTSSSVSKIPRQHPDTVSVFESYIDSLNTFRLISTLKVLCNLKSIILSLLYLNGLITTTRCLRLSRIEETVQCSHWGLTDSFGLEERRIISELEKCSNFYKLNP, encoded by the coding sequence ATGTACTTGaatgtattaaaaattattaaaaatacctCTTCAAGGTTCTTTTCAACTTTAAACAGTTATAAAACCATAAAATTAACCAATAATCCAAAGTTTCCTTTTCTTACTAAAACTCCTACAATCATCAATAATTCTggattttataatattctcCTCGACAACAGGATTCTACTAACACCGCTAGGAAATACTTTATACACCAGTAATTTAGAGGTCGCAAATTTGATTATTGAAGAGTTCAAGACCAATTTGAacaaattaactaattttaacgACCTTCCATACACCATGCTACTTTCAAAATCCATTGATTTATCTCTGGATGACAAgataaatcatttaaaaacattaaaagAGTCAATAAACAGTGATTCGGTTCTTTTCTTCGAGAAAGTTGATTTTTGTCCAGACGAACTCAGTTGTATTTCTGATATCGATTCTCTTTCAGACTCTAGTCTTGAAAATCTCAGAAAATTTGACCTTGAAATGGTTCAAAGTTTTTTCTTTCCTGGGGTTTTAAGATCCTTTTCAAAACTTTTAAATGTACCTTCACTCGTTACTAGTTCTTCTGTTTCTAAAATTCCACGTCAACACCCAGATACAGTTTCTGTTTTCGAATCTTATATTGACAGCTTGAACACATTTAGACTAATTTCTACATTGAAAGTACtttgtaatttaaaatctataATTTTGTCACTTCTTTACCTAAATGGTCTGATCACGACTACTCGTTGTCTTAGGTTGAGCAGGATTGAGGAGACTGTTCAGTGTTCTCACTGGGGTTTGACTGACTCTTTCGGTTTAGAGGAGCGCAGGATTATTTCCGAACTCGAAAAATGCTCCAACTTCTACAAACTCAATCCTTAA
- a CDS encoding glucosamine--fructose-6-phosphate aminotransferase, putative (chr2.cand.517 - glucosamine--fructose-6-phosphate aminotransferase), which yields MNFATKFLDFLSIKKSKNDNDTCYIKKKGFYTYCCGIVGYLGNEDTNEILLHGINAMKSRGYDSCGVCTLHKGKLKVTKCCSVETPADSFNILKDKVLSSHPPSTVGIGHTRWATVGKLSNKNSHPHIDLAKNIALVHNGTISNIEDLYHDYYAELISQKNKFSFGGSKYHSINKNIGNSANSTPTTKESSDETQQNAFQLPDSDSESVAIFVGLEYENTGDLLLAFKNTIKKLKGTWALCMMSQHYPNSLFVAAHEAPLLVARSERGVYVGSEPNVFMKYVKDCIVLNDGDILELSLENVESYYSQYNLLKLESEVVEETCEPYPNWYTKEILEQIYIGRIIISLLSEQSNFLYQFSFDDMAPIGNQQNQNQVMNEEANELLSLRDKYLGNDNLCVIEGDPNHDNSLLSKVDISTFGFDFPNLPQDILIRLKKTKKLLFVACGSSLHAATYVAKILQKIHHFDLVEVDDASDLTLYRYHDKDVTVVHISNSGETLDCILALNFIKRINPDCLSISIINTVHTSLERSSDATIHLRIGREKSVPSTKAFTAQVTVLLIFSLYIISNNEIILDPLDDSTDYCSSVDKDEPSEYLELTNKDFSEQLTTDEDEDETYNEHYGSCHNYTIASLYKSLSIFPSAIAKLLKNDEQYDSLAQWLLKEKIVYILGRGCGHVVALEASLKMKEVAYIQAEGVLSGAMKHGIYAMIKEEENTTTISIITSEDKEMTINSTLQIKARGGYIIVITDLEDEVDFADVLIRIPSIGALTPALAIIPIQIITSKIAILSNRNPDIPRGLAKTVTTL from the exons ATGAATTTCGCAACgaaatttttagattttttAAGTATTAAAAAGTCAAAAAATGACAATGATACGTGttatattaaaaagaa AGGATTCTATACATACTGCTGCGGAATTGTGGGATACCTGGGAAATGAAGATACAAACGAAATACTGCTGCACGGAATAAACGCAATGAAGAGCAGAGGCTATGATTCTTGCGGAGTCTGTACACTCCACAAGGGAAAGTTAAAGGTCACAAAGTGTTGCTCAGTGGAAACACCCGCAGACTcgtttaatattttgaagGATAAGGTCCTTTCGTCACACCCACCGTCGACAGTGGGAATCGGACATACCAGATGGGCAACAGTGGGAAAACTCTCGAACAAAAACTCACACCCACATATCGACCTGGCCAAAAACATAGCACTGGTACATAACGGAACAATAAGTAATATAGAAGACCTGTATCACGACTACTATGCCGAATTAATAAGccaaaaaaataaattttcttttgGAGGTTCAAAATATCACTCaataaataagaatatTGGTAATAGTGCAAATAGTACTCCAACGACAAAAGAAAGTTCTGATGAGACTCAACAAAATGCTTTCCAATTGCCAGATAGCGATTCGGAATCAGTGGCTATTTTTGTTGGACTGGAGTACGAAAATACAGGAGACCTTTTATTGGCCTTTAAAAACACAATCAAGAAATTAAAAGGAACGTGGGCACTGTGTATGATGTCACAGCACTACCCAAACTCTCTGTTTGTGGCAGCACATGAAGCACCATTGCTTGTGGCGAGGTCGGAAAGAGGAGTATACGTAGGATCAGAACCAAACGTGTTCATGAAGTATGTTAAGGATTGCATAGTGTTGAACGACGGAGATATCCTGGAACTCTCGCTGGAAAACGTAGAAAGTTACTATTCCCAGTATAACTTGCTGAAGCTGGAGTCTGAAGTGGTTGAGGAAACCTGCGAACCATACCCAAATTGGTACACTAAAGAAATTTTAGAGCAGATTTACATTGGCAGAATTATAATAAGCCTATTGAGCGAACAGTCAAATTTTCTGTACCAATTTTCTTTTGATGATATGGCACCAATTGGTAATCAGCAAAATCAGAACCAAGTTATGAATGAAGAAGCAAATGAATTGCTGAGCCTAAGAGATAAATATTTGGGTAATGACAACCTTTGTGTGATAGAAGGAGACCCCAATCATGATAATAGTCTTTTGTCGAAAGTGGATATCTCCACATTTGGATTTGACTTCCCAAACCTGCCACaagatattttaataagGTTAAAGAAGACGAAAAAACTGTTGTTCGTAGCCTGCGGTTCAAGCCTCCATGCAGCAACCTACGTGGCCAAAATACTCCAAAAAATACATCATTTCGACTTGGTAGAAGTAGATGATGCATCAGATTTGACACTCTACAG GTATCACGATAAGGATGTGACAGTAGTGCATATATCAAATAGCGGAGAAACGTTGGACTGCATACTAGCATTGAACTTCATCAAGAGAATAAACCCAGACTGCCTAAGCATTTCAATCATTAACACAGTTCACACCTCCCTAGAAAGGTCTTCTGACGCGACCATTCACCTGAGAATAGGAAGAGAAAAGTCAGTACCCTCCACAAAAGCCTTTACAGCACAAGTAACAGTGCTCCTGATATTCTctttgtatattattagcAACAATGAGATCATCCTCGATCCCCTAGACGATAGTACCGACTACTGTAGTAGCGTGGACAAGGATGAGCCCAGTGAGTACCTGGAACTCACAAACAAGGATTTTTCGGAGCAACTGACTACAGATGAAGACGAAGATGAGACATATAACGAACACTATGGCTCCTGCCATAATTACACCATTGCCTCACTCTACAAATCACTTTCAATCTTCCCGTCAGCAATTGCGAAATTACTCAAG AACGATGAACAATACGATAGTTTGGCACAATGGCTCTTGAAGGAAAAGATTGTGTATATACTTGGCAGAGGATGTGGACATGTAGTAGCATTGGAAGCGTCACTAAAAATGAAGGAAGTGGCATATATACAAGCCGAAGGAGTTCTCTCGGGAGCAATGAAACACGGAATCTATGCAATGATTAAGGAAGAGGAAAACACAACCACAATCAGCATAATCACCTCAGAAGATAAGGAAATGACAATCAACTCCACACTCCAAATCAAGGCCAGAGGAGGTTATATAATTGTCATAACTGACCTGGAAGACGAAGTCGATTTCGCAGATGTTCTAATAAGAATACCCAGTATTGGAGCACTCACGCCGGCTCTGGCAATTATCCCAATACAAATCATCACATCGAAAATCGCCATACTTTCAAACCGGAACCCTGATATCCCAAGAGGCCTAGCAAAAACTGTTACGACACTTTAA
- a CDS encoding uncharacterized protein (chr2.C.cand.13 - calcium binding protein;~calcium binding protein), giving the protein MSTRINLSHEENDFYSSLFVQCDTDGYGYASGDTVSFLLRKSDLDEDLLYSIWEIADKNKTGQLDFSGFCICMRLIAHVQQYGPQALNDPTLLNEVPEHLPIFAFPEQINPMENFNTQFQFNNHENQFGNTDDDLKNENGFNKNRPEEHVESDPFTISSSDFEGYKYSFIQLTNSLDGYLLGDEARAFYLSTTNLGLDDLMHLWNLADFDKDGRLTLREFCVMQKLCESVNIFETLPKLLPDPLFEFLQSDNFPDYASVAQTPPDTTLPVDVTVPTVQANVPTLPPQISNTVNKKSVMTMGEKGIRSDPFAPNELDHPQVSTTYITNDLILQCENLLKTLRDAINSEKNSILATNNESIEIETKLKSDTKTLENLMAEYRTIVGDSQNMSKRRSLLNSKLSIVNDQIQEIRNQIQSIRVSSVALSSSIDKNNEEQSLLQNARQMFLKQLEEDTNLLKIEERELAEISNHLQQLKRQRDLLKEKNNQLKECLSQSENATKTMLRSIQHQQGKIMAVRNERINLLEERLKMTNEINSLNQQDANPNDSLGLADNSSSSEASRNFTVNRNVNLDKKGIRVSSSSLKVGDEFPK; this is encoded by the exons ATGAGCACCCGTATCAATTTATCGCATGAAGAAAACGATTTTTACTCTAGCCTCTTCGTACAGTGTGACACTGATGGCTACGGCTACGCTTCAGGTGATACAGTATCTTTTCTTTTAAGGAAATCAGATTTGGACGAAGATTTACTGTACTCTATTTGGGAAATCGCGGACAAGAACAAGACTGGTCAGCTGGATTTTTCTGGTTTCTGTATTTGCATGAGGCTGATCGCACACGTTCAACAATATGGTCCACAGGCTTTAAATGATCCAACTCTTCTGAATGAGGTTCCTGAACACTTGCCTATTTTTGCATTTCCAGAACAGATCAACCCaatggaaaattttaatactcAGTTCCAATTTAATAACCATGAAAATCAGTTCGGCAACACAGAtgatgatttaaaaaatgaaaatggGTTCAACAAAAACAGACCAGAAGAACATGTTGAATCAGATCCCTTCACAATTTCAAGCTCAGATTTCGAGGGTTACAAATACTCATTTATACAACTAACTAATAGCCTGGACGGCTATTTGCTGGGCGATGAAGCCAGGGCCTTTTATCTAAGCACGACAAACCTCGGCCTCGACGATTTGATGCACCTTTGGAACTTGGCAGACTTTGACAAAGATGGCAGACTAACTCTCCGTGAATTCTGCGTCATGCAGAAGCTCTGCGAATCAGTAAATATCTTCGAAACGCTTCCAAAGTTGCTTCCTGACCCACTTTTTGAGTTCTTGCAATCTGACAATTTCCCAGATTATGCCAGTGTGGCTCAAACTCCCCCCGACACCACCTTACCCGTTGATGTTACTGTTCCCACCGTTCAAGCCAACGTGCCTACACTGCCTCCTCAGATATCCAATACTGTTAACAAGAAGTCTGTGATGACGATGGGAGAGAAGGGCATTAGGAGTGATCCTTTTGCACCAAATGAACTGGATCACCCTCAAGTTTCAACAACATACATTACCAATGACCTGATCCTGCAGTGTGAGAATCTTCTGAAAACACTGAGGGACGCAATTAACAGTGAGAAAAATTCCATTTTGGCTACCAATAACGAGTCTATTGAGATTGAGACTAAGCTCAAAAGTGACACCAAGACCCTTGAAAATCTTATGGCAGAATACAGAACTATTGTCGGAGATAGCCAGAACATGTCAAAGAGACGCTCTCTTTTGAACAGCAAACTCTCTATTGTTAACGACCAGATTCAGGAGATTCGTAACCAAATCCAGAGTATCCGCGTCTCCAGTGTTGCACTGAGCAGCAGCATTGACAAGAACAACGAGGAGCAGTCACTCCTCCAGAACGCCCGGCAAATGTTCTTGAAACAACTTGAGGAAGACACGAACTTGCTCAAAATTGAGGAGAGAGAACTAGCCGAGATCTCAAACCATCTTCAACAGCTTAAACGCCAGAGAGATCTTCTCAAGGAAAAGAACAACCAACTCAAGGAGTGTTTATCTCAGTCTGAAAACGCAACTAAGACTATGCTCAGATCAATCCAGCACCAGCAGGGAAAAATCATGGCTGTTCGCAACGAAAGGATAAACTTACTTGAGGAAAGGCTCAAAATGACCAATGAAATCAACAGTCTCAACCAGCAAGACGCCAATCCAAACGATTCACTAG GGTTAGCTGACAATTCAAGTTCTAGTGAAGCTTCCAGGAATTTCACTGTTAATAGGAATGtaaatttagataaaaaGGGTATTCGAGTTTCGTCCTCCTCGTTAAAGGTTGGAGATGAATTCCCCAAATAA
- a CDS encoding RNA binding protein (nil per os homologue), putative (all_bases.cand.519 - RNA binding protein;~1 probable transmembrane helix predicted for TA15920 by TMHMM2.0 at aa 52-74), which translates to MSTLWRKIHVPGRLNVYKFEKVYREGPATVVRNLNKLPSPDKIRNSVQKVTFLEVMNKITYSVYLILLFLLIPFKESQLIKKFGKTGTLKMNKDPKLQKKNVLEKVKTSSKKHKTKQNKNKPAQKKVNESRNVNVVTTNSLSNHIKRVKENDEKGTKNPNVVKLKFKNFSGTLNDFKTLLDSNVKNLGAYKSVNYKQNKIVVSFDDNQSLDRYLSFYNKFIYNDEALKVSVLDYFSTVKSDYKVLNLYGVPNEYSLESVQKGIKRRIEVEFKIKTEDDHYKLTFKNVPDCVKANSILNNARIPLVKDKKESLVKVNTAMELFGKATRNSSRVFVRNIPFKTTYEELASFFKEYDKGAKVHIPSKSKGYAFVNFSSLEKSKKLINELNGKMFKKRKIQLSLSLPKQLYLSKSTPENTAETNTNTDTDDTNVTNPVDTSADEEVIEEPEPEKDEIRNTIFVRNLDYECTEKELFEYFSKFAEVESCNICLNEDKSSKGTAFVKFKNRDQLKQLVENEKLSNMRDKELNNKKPVLGLGYTLRGRRLKLDLALPKEEAKILKEKKAEEDSNRLKEQKNLHLLMVGVIKEDSPQFSQLSDDQKETIKQTVASKMEKIKLKNTFVNPKMVNSVIGICIKNLPSNVKSNDLRAVIYNHLKTSLSESEYLNLKKLKNRGIVELTLLKGDSYTKDDQGVKVKKKKPFAFVQLVDHNIAMKTLEFFSNNKTLYPPKTLQCEFTIDTVKQARKQKPKNTQKSKNKTYSRGKRQREKRRLMKLKT; encoded by the exons atgtcAACTTTATGGCGTAAGATACAC GTACCAGGAAGattaaatgtttataaattcGAGAAGGTTTATAGAGAAGGTCCAGCCACAGTCGttagaaatttaaataaattgcCAAGTCCGGACAAAATTAGGAACTCAGTACAAAAAGTTACCTTCCTAGAGgtaatgaataaaataacatattcagtatatttaattttattattttt gTTGATACCTTTCAAGGAGTCCCAGTTGAT AAAGAAATTTGGAAAAACTGGaacattaaaaatgaacAAAGACCCAAAATTACAAAAGAAGAACGTTCTGGAAAAGGTAAAAACTTCTTCtaaaaaacataaaactaaacaaaataagaataaacCAGCGCAAAAGAAAGTTAATGAAAGCAGGAATGTCAATGTCGTGACCACTAATTCCCTATCAAACCATATTAAAAGGGTAAAAGAAAACGATGAAAAAGGCACAAAGAACCCTAATGTTGTAAAGCTGAAGTTTAAGAACTTTTCTGGTACATTAAATGATTTCAAAACGCTGTTGGATTCCAACGTCAAGAACCTAGGCGCCTACAAAAGTGTTAATTACAAGCAGAATAAAATCGTAGTCTCATTTGATGATAACCAGTCACTGGATCGCTATTTGTCattttataacaaatttatatataatgatgaGGCGTTAAAGGTGTCAGTGCTGGATTACTTTTCAACAGTGAAGTCAGATTATAAAGTCTTGAATCTGTACGGAGTGCCCAACGAATACAGCTTAGAGTCAGTACAAAAGGGAATTAAAAGAAGAATTGAAGTCgaattcaaaattaaaaccGAAGATGATCACTACAAACTTACATTCAAAAATGTTCCAGATTGCGTGAAGGCTAATTCAATTCTAAACAACGCCAGAATCCCACTAGTTAAAGATAAGAAGGAGAGTTTGGTTAAAGTTAACACGGCAATGGAGCTGTTCGGTAAGGCGACAAGAAATAGTTCACGGGTTTTCGTCAGGAACATCCCATTTAAAACCACATACGAAGAGTTGGCGAGTTTTTTCAAGGAATATGATAAAGGAGCCAAGGTCCACATTCCCTCAAAATCAAAGGGCTACGCCTTCGTTAACTTCTCTTCATTGGAAAAGTCGAAGAAATTGATCAACGAATTGAACGGgaaaatgtttaaaaagAGGAAGATTCAACTTTCGCTATCACTACCCAAACAACTTTACTTATCCAAGTCCACACCTGAAAACACTGCGGAAacaaatactaatactgATACTGATGACACTAATGTAACTAATCCAGTTGATACCAGTGCAGATGAAGAGGTCATTGAAGAACCCGAACCTGAAAAGGACGAAATTAGAAACACAATATTTGTGAGGAACCTGGACTACGAGTGTACGGAAAAGGAACTTTTCGAGTATTTCTCAAAGTTTGCTGAAGTAGAATCCTGCAATATCTGCCTCAATGAAGATAAGTCCAGTAAAGGAACAGCATTCGTCAAGTTTAAAAACAGAGATCAACTCAAACAA ttggttgaaaatgaaaaacTATCGAACATGAGAgataaagaattaaataataaaaagcCAGTACTGGGTCTGGGTTATACTCTTAGAGGAAGAAGGTTGAAGCTGGACCTAGCACTGCCAAAGGAAGAAGCAAAAATTCTTAAGGAAAAGAAAGCCGAAGAAGATAGCAATCGACTTAAAGAACAAAAAAATCTACACCTGCTAATGGTTGGAGTAATTAAAGAAGATTCACCACAATTCAGCCAACTGTCAGATGATCAGAAAGAAACAATTAAGCAGACAGTGGCCAGTAAGATGGAGAAGATTAAGCTAAAAAACACATTCGTTAACCCCAAAA tGGTAAATAGTGTAATAGGAATATGTATAAAGAACCTGCCATCGAACGTAAAGAGTAACGACCTTAGAGCAGTGATATATAATCACCTAAAGACTAGTTTGAGCGAGAGTGAGTATTTGAACTTGAAGAAGCTTAAGAACAGAGGGATAGTGGAGCTAACACTCCTAAAGGGTGACTCTTACACAAAGGATGACCAGGGAGTTAAGgtgaagaagaagaagcCATTCGCATTTGTGCAGTTGGTTGACCACAATATCGCAATGAAGACTCTCGAGTTCTTCTCAAATAACAAAACTCTGTACCCTCCAAAAACACTCCAGTGCGAATTCACAATAGACACTGTAAAGCAAGCCAGAAAGCAAAAGCCCAAGAACACTCaaaaaagtaaaaataaaaccTACTCAAGAGGCAAGAGACAAAGAGAAAAGAGGAGATTAATGAAACTAAAAACTTAA
- a CDS encoding uncharacterized protein (hypothetical protein, conserved), which yields MNSELKIKGTRLSGRVWKGTSKPVRSIISKSFKKMSKDKIRGKWLKSKLIKEEMEEIKKEAKELIEKDKEEKKKRAKVIKDKRKKKIENEIRSAGKNLIVIGQKKFSKMSKKARKGLTKLTPEMIAILKSNKRL from the exons ATGAATAgtgaattaaaaattaaaggaaCCAGATTGTCTGGTAGAGTATGGAAAGGAACATCAAAACCAGTTCGATCAATTATATCaaaaagttttaaaaaaatgtCAAAGGATAAGATAAGAGGGAAATGGTTAAAATCTAAACTAATAAAAGAAGAAATGGAAGAAATCAAAAAGGAAGCTAAGGAATTAATAGAGAAAgataaagaagaaaaaaagaaaagaGCAAAAGTAATAAAAGATAAACGTAAgaaaaaaattgaaaatgaaattagaTCAGCAGGAAAGAATTTGATAGTCATTGGACAAA aaaaattcTCTAAAATGTCAAAAAAAGCAAGAAAAGGATTGACTAAATTAACCCCTGAAATGATCGccattttaaaatcaaacaAAAGATTGTAA